The Apium graveolens cultivar Ventura chromosome 11, ASM990537v1, whole genome shotgun sequence genome has a window encoding:
- the LOC141696048 gene encoding uncharacterized protein LOC141696048 codes for MKSGRPLSSQYCDYREDTGHAIEQCYRLSNLIESKIRKGHFIHYIEGQGQSHQRQDDRVVDVIFGGYAAGGMSNNSRKSYAREVCNVNPQFQKKNKPSPSLVISFSDDDYSPNIIQGHQDALVITAKVGTNTVKKILVDNGSSVDILYHHTLARMDTGDRKLENTHSPLYGFTCNEVKVLGTIDFLVLFGTMSCQIWKIVKFHVISANSSHYAIIGRKTISVLQAIT; via the coding sequence ATGAAGTCGGGCCGTCCGCTAAGCTCTCAATATTGTGACTATCGTGAAGATACTGGACATGCTATAGAACAATGCTATCGATTAAGCAATCTCATTGAATCCAAAATTAGGAAAGGACACTTCATCCATTATATCGAAGGCCAAGGCCAGTCTCATCAGAGGCAAGACGATAGGGTAGTCGATGTGATTTTTGGAGGGTATGCTGCCGGAGGCATGTCAAACAATTCCCGAAAGTCATACGCACGAGAGGTGTGCAACGTCAATCCTCAATTCCAAAAAAAGAACAAGCCCTCTCCATCCCTCGTCATATCTTTCTCAGATGACGATTACTCGCCAAACATCATACAAGGCCATCAAGACGCACTAGTCATCACTGCCAAAGTCGGCACAAATACAGTAAAAAAGATTCTTGTCGACAATGGCAGCTCCGTAGACATTTTATATCATCACACCCTAGCGCGAATGGATACGGGTGACAGAAAGCTAGAAAATACCCACTCGCCTCTTTATGGTTTCACATGCAACGAGGTAAAAGTACTCGGAACAATTGACTTTCTAGTACTTTTTGGGACGATGTCTTGCCAGATATGGAAGATAGTCAAGTTTCACGTGATAAGCGCAAACTCAAGCCACTACGCTATAATAGGCAGAAAAACAATCTCGGTTTTACAAGCCATCACGTAG